aattaatatattaaaatttaaaaaattataatattaaaattttattaatataaaaaaatataattaagtgtacaaatataatatgtatatttttttgtacagttgtaaaaaatacaatgaagtatataattattcttaacaATCCGATACTAGTACATCTGATTGTGTagaagaatttctttgttAGGATTGTTGCCTTGCACGCGTTTGCGCccaatccatctcgttgtgaataatttataaaattatattatttaattagttcttttattaaatatagtttatattgagcgatgtattatttaaccggagtattttgtgattttggctatttatattaatgttcAATTAAacatcacatttgatataaaaatggtatagttggttaattaaattattaaatttgttatatttaaccACATgcgtaattctatgtattgttgtttcattaaattatataataatgataaattgatagaaaattcatagaaatattccaaaaaattttctaCACAATCAGATGTGTCGGTATAGggttgtaaaaaataattgtatatttcattgtattatttacaactgtacaaaaaattatatattattacatttgtacacttaattataattttttaaattaatataattttaattaattatatataattaaataaaattataactttaatatgttaataaataaaattgtaactttaatatgttaattatatataattaaataaaattatataattaattatttaaaatttaattaaatgaaaacaaaaaagaaaaattgcctAAGTCGTGATTATGAATCACGACTTGggcttttctttaaaaaaaaaaaatgcccaAGTCGTGATTCATATCACGACTTAGGcacgtttttttttaaaaaataattttttaattgagtcGCGATTTTAAATCACGActcgttatattattattaattatcatatttgtacacataattttaaattaatacaattttaatattataatttttttaaattttaatatattaattatatataactaaatgaaattatataattaattaacaaaatttgattataaaaaaaaaattgcacttgGAGCCGCAATTCGAAATTGCGACTCCAAGTCGGTATTCCAAATACCGACTTGGGgctttttgttaaaaaaaaatttttttttagtcgAGTcgcaattttattatattattattaatatagttaaaaaaattatattaatataaattttctttttttttataataaaaaattaaataactcgGAGGGAGGGAGGGGGGGATTGAGAGAGAGACGAACATAGTATTGGATGCTACAATTATAAATGGGAACCAACATAGTGTTGGATGCTACAATTATAAATGGGAACTTAAACTTGGAGATTGTAAATTGATAATCCTTTGGTCAGGGTGAAAACTCATAGTGGCAAGAGTTATGACCTGCAATTTCAAGGACGAATATCAATTATTCCAAcacattttctaaaatacaaattaaataaaatgttagaaaaGACATGGTTTAATTCTCTCATCCAACAAGATATTTATACTATGGGCCTTatgattcattttaaaataaaaaaaatagtaaattacatcgacatattttgaaattagatttaattatacaaacatttCATATCCTTTATAAAACCACAACTACATTATCTTAGAttgtaactgtaatttttattgacaCCCCTACAAcgatgtacttgtaattttgcaaaagttagataatatttgtgtaattagacaTAATATCAGAAAAcgttgatataatttattctaaaaaaaattgtatttttataaactgaGATAATagtaccaaaataaataaatacttagaaataaataaaataaataaataaataaggtGCTTACTGGGGTCAAGGCCAGTAATTATAGCAGCGCCATTGAAGTAGCAACTCCCACCCCTAtgcttgaatttttgaaaGTAATTGTTGAAGGCATAAGAAGCATGGGCCCTCACAGTGTTGGGCCAAAAGCAGGCCTGGCCTACTTGAATCTTGCTGCAATTTGCACCCCCTATTCCACAGGCCCAATCCAGCCCAACTTGCAACTCACTGTCCGAAGTTTGCTCATCAGCAATGCACCATTCCTCCCATCCATctgcattatttattttcttaaatattacaattttatttattttttattaatcataattatttttcttgctatatatatataaatcgattaatgagataaataaataagggTAAGTTACATTCGCAGCCTTTGAAGTTACAAACAACATTTGTcattcgaaaaattataaatacagtctcttgaaattatagttgtaataacaatagaaaaatatattacactaatACCCCATCAGAATATACCGATAAttctataaagaaaaaataagatttgtgTATTTGAACCCAAGTTAAAGAATggatgaatagcaatttatctccctgtactttttaaaatgaagcaatttacctccttatatagggaggtaaattgtttcattttagaaatcatacggaggtaaattgttgtattttgaaaaatatagggaagtaaatcactatttatttttccataaaagagtaatttacttatttgcaatatcataaggattgcttgcatttttcctgttaaagaacgttcaaaataattgtactataaaaagatataaattagtgacaaactgacaatatatatagagacaATAGAGTAAAAATAGTTTACCTGATTTTGCTGAGTAAATCATCACAAGCaagagaggaagaagaaaccaTATCTTGAGTTTTGACATactcaattcttttttatttaaaattgaaagtaaGAGCAAAAACAACACCAGCAGCAAACAGCAGTAACAACGATCGATGTTTAGTAACCCTTATTCGTTAACAaggtttatatttataatatcatacatacatataaatgtACGCATGTATGCATATATGCATAGGTGTGTATGTATACATTTATACTCTTTTAGATACACACAGTATGTGTGTACTGTGTAGGTCAAAAGTACAAAACAAATGGGCTCGGAGTACAAAGACGGATCGCACTTCTTTTGAGTATTAATTTgctaaaaggaaaagaaaagaaaaagaatcagatTCTCTGTAGTTGTAGGCAATCACATGTATGAAGAATGggataattaatagaaaaagggGCCTTCATtgttttgaataatttgatgaacaatattggtaattttctGGAATTctgtaataaatgaaaatgtttGATCAAGAACATGCATGCATTACATACAGAGACGAAGCAAGTAGGGGAGTGGATTAACTAGCTAagaaatttaccatacaaatgctagggtttagacctactattaattcaaattttgtgaaattttgagatagtccaaattttaacaattttactcagttttattagagcaagtttgctaTTCGTActaacatttaattataatttagctaagaaaatttatcatagaAATGCTAGGGTTTAGACGTACTTTTGGATCAAATTTCGTAGAATTATTTGATAGTACAAATTTTAGCAGTTTTacgtggttttattaaagcaagtttactTTCcctttatactaactttttataatttagctaagaaaatatatcatacggtttaggcctacttttggttcaaatttcgtgtaattctgaagcagttcaaattttagtaattttatacgattttattaaaataagtttactTTCTTTCTGTATTaacatgaaattattataagcAAAAGTCAGAAGGACCAGGCGATATGCCAAATTCTGTACAAGACAGACGCCTGAAGACTAGGTTTAATCTCTGCACTAATGATTCTAAAACGAACATTTTCTAGAATGATTCTGCTTAATCCTCCACCACTCATAGCTTTTCCTTGAAATTTTCTAACGTTGCGCTCTCTCCATATGAAAAAAACTAAGGCTGCCAGCAATTGCTGCCGCGTTCAGTAGATGCTTCGACCTCCATTTACGACTAGCCCATTCAATACCAGAATTCCAATTTGAATATGGCCGTTGGAACCCGACTCTCTTCATAATAGATAAACAACGACGAGAATACGGGCAGTTGAAAAACATATGCGAATGAGATTCAATTTGCTGTAAGTTACAAAGCACACAGCATTTGTCATCCGAGTTATTCCAAGGTCTGTCCACTGTGGATAAATGCTGTAGAATCACAAGCCATAAAATGAACCGATGCTTCGGGATGTATAAGGGACCACGAAGAAGAGAAGCCCATAGAACCCTTTCCCATTAGGATGGAAGAGAAAATAAGCATCAGATGTTAAGAACTGTATCATCCTCTTCGTAATTACATTACAtctattgataatttcatatttaaccTGATAagataaatcatatttttacttGATATATTGTGTAGACATcatataaaaacatacatcattaagattttgtattttatcttCAACCGTAGTATTTATAAGTATAGGGAAAGGAGAAAATCGTAATTTCTAGTTGTTACAAAGTTTGAAATACAAATCCACTGGAAGTTTAGTATTTATCTAGTTATGTAGTTAGAATTTTCTACTTAAGATGACACTGCTAACCCATCTAGTGATACTAGTGATCGGCTTATGATCCAATTTAGATAGTCGCTCTGTGACTTATTCCCTGACAAATGTACGACAAGAAATGaactgcctactcaataagtattaCAGCTAACCGgtccatatatacatatgcagTACGTCAAGTATAATGCAACTACATCAACCATCAAATATTCATCATATAATAACCGCAGATGTAATAAATAACACATATCGACTCATTTGATGTTGTAGTTTATTTTGGGTCCTCTTAACCAAATTGGGGTGCATCGTTCAATGGCCTTTGCCGGctattatcattatcatctCAATCACAatacttcttttgttttattttttattttttctcgaTATCACATAGCACACAGCTCGTATGATACGACATCATCACTGATACCACACAAC
This genomic stretch from Sesamum indicum cultivar Zhongzhi No. 13 linkage group LG16, S_indicum_v1.0, whole genome shotgun sequence harbors:
- the LOC105178741 gene encoding glucan endo-1,3-beta-glucosidase 4-like is translated as MSKLKIWFLLPLLLVMIYSAKSDGWEEWCIADEQTSDSELQVGLDWACGIGGANCSKIQVGQACFWPNTVRAHASYAFNNYFQKFKHRGGSCYFNGAAIITGLDPSHNSCHYEFSP